The following coding sequences are from one Caloranaerobacter sp. TR13 window:
- a CDS encoding ferredoxin, which yields MKSLEELRKIKEETLKKVDLRKQREGTRIVVGMATCGISAGARPVLMALLEEVKSRNLSDVTVTQTGCIGVCRLEPIVEVYRPGEEKVTYVEMTPEKAKRIIAEHIVNGKVVTEYTIGAYEK from the coding sequence ATTAAGAAAGATAAAAGAAGAAACATTAAAGAAAGTTGATTTAAGAAAGCAAAGAGAAGGGACAAGGATAGTAGTAGGGATGGCTACTTGCGGTATATCAGCAGGGGCAAGACCAGTATTAATGGCATTATTAGAAGAAGTAAAAAGTAGGAACTTAAGTGATGTAACAGTAACACAAACAGGATGTATAGGAGTATGTAGATTAGAACCTATAGTAGAAGTATACAGACCAGGAGAAGAGAAAGTAACATATGTAGAAATGACACCAGAGAAAGCAAAGAGAATAATAGCAGAACATATAGTAAACGGAAAAGTAGTAACAGAATATACAATAGGAGCATATGAGAAATAA